One window of the Burkholderia sp. FERM BP-3421 genome contains the following:
- a CDS encoding GspE/PulE family protein — MKANSIVENWRGGAADAGLALADYLGRQLAAEPAGLADAAASLGLAAVASDALRSAPTRFDLLPLHDALTLRVLPVELEGEPCLVLSDPFARRVRDALFARFARRAVRLAMSLPGEVERLLGEAEAGERLMDGDVTVDGHGDSLAQAIESITLTSIAKDESPVIRLVNMTLYDALQSRASDIHLEAVPDGLSIRYRIDGVLQPIRRIPGVEVATQTLARLKVLATLDIAEKRVPQDGRFKVVLQGREIDFRVSVIPGTYGENAVLRVLDKSQRGDQVSLDILGFDARTAQRIRALAHLPYGLMLVTGPTGSGKSTTLYAVLSEVNTGDDKIITIEDPVEYELQGVLQIPVNERKGLTFARGLRAILRHDPDTVMVGEIRDEETASIAVQSALTGHRVLSTVHANDGFSVIDRFIYMGVEPSTFLEALNGVVSQRLVRRICPDCGAPAGEGEGASLAGASLDDLQHLVRPGAGCETCRGTGYQGRIGLAEILPMDACMKAALLERSLEKRARALADSLEYQSMRAAGLAAIRQRLTTFQEVQRAIALQ; from the coding sequence ATGAAAGCGAACTCTATCGTGGAAAACTGGCGCGGCGGGGCGGCGGACGCCGGGCTCGCGCTGGCCGACTACCTCGGCCGGCAACTCGCGGCCGAGCCGGCGGGCCTGGCCGACGCGGCCGCGTCGCTCGGGCTTGCCGCGGTCGCGTCCGACGCCTTGCGCAGCGCGCCGACGCGCTTCGACCTGCTGCCGCTGCACGATGCGCTGACCCTGCGCGTGTTGCCCGTCGAACTCGAGGGCGAACCGTGCCTGGTCCTCTCGGACCCGTTCGCGCGCCGGGTGCGCGATGCGCTGTTCGCACGCTTCGCGCGCCGCGCGGTGAGGCTCGCGATGAGCCTGCCGGGCGAGGTCGAGCGGCTGCTCGGCGAAGCCGAAGCCGGGGAGCGCCTGATGGACGGTGACGTGACGGTCGACGGTCACGGCGACTCGCTCGCGCAGGCGATCGAGTCGATCACGCTGACGAGTATCGCGAAGGACGAGAGCCCGGTGATCCGGCTCGTCAACATGACGCTGTACGACGCGCTGCAAAGCCGAGCGAGCGATATCCACCTGGAGGCCGTCCCCGACGGGCTGTCGATCCGCTACCGGATCGACGGCGTGCTGCAGCCGATTCGCCGGATTCCCGGGGTGGAGGTGGCGACGCAGACGCTCGCGCGCCTCAAGGTGCTCGCGACGCTCGACATCGCCGAGAAGCGCGTGCCGCAGGACGGTCGTTTCAAGGTGGTGCTGCAGGGCCGCGAGATCGATTTCCGCGTGTCGGTGATCCCCGGCACCTACGGCGAGAACGCGGTGCTGCGGGTGCTGGACAAGTCGCAGCGCGGCGACCAGGTGAGTCTGGACATACTCGGCTTCGATGCGCGCACGGCGCAGCGGATCCGCGCGCTCGCGCATCTGCCGTACGGACTGATGCTCGTGACCGGTCCGACCGGCAGCGGCAAGTCGACCACGCTCTATGCGGTGCTGTCGGAAGTGAATACCGGCGACGACAAGATCATCACGATCGAGGACCCGGTCGAATACGAGTTGCAGGGCGTGCTGCAGATCCCGGTCAACGAGCGCAAGGGGCTGACCTTCGCGCGCGGATTGCGCGCGATCCTGCGGCACGATCCGGATACGGTGATGGTCGGCGAGATCCGCGACGAGGAGACCGCGTCGATCGCGGTGCAATCGGCGCTGACCGGCCACCGCGTGCTGTCGACGGTGCACGCGAACGACGGCTTCAGCGTGATCGATCGCTTCATCTACATGGGCGTCGAGCCTTCGACGTTTCTCGAGGCGCTCAACGGCGTGGTGTCGCAGCGGCTCGTGCGACGGATCTGCCCGGACTGCGGCGCGCCCGCGGGCGAGGGCGAGGGCGCGTCGCTCGCCGGCGCGTCGCTCGACGACCTCCAGCATCTGGTGCGGCCGGGAGCGGGTTGCGAGACCTGTCGCGGCACCGGCTATCAAGGCCGGATCGGACTGGCCGAGATCCTGCCGATGGATGCGTGCATGAAGGCGGCCCTGCTCGAACGTTCGCTCGAGAAGCGTGCGCGTGCGCTGGCCGACAGCCTCGAATACCAGTCGATGCGGGCGGCGGGCCTCGCCGCGATCCGCCAGCGCCTGACCACGTTCCAGGAGGTGCAGCGTGCGATCGCTCTTCAATGA
- a CDS encoding type II secretion system F family protein, which produces MHAFQVRLLDGGKVVERTVQATDEADARAQVGAAGAGAAGIVLQVRRRGRTGARGRRPAFELALFLQELSTLLDAGLVLIEALEALRDKTGGGKGAKSVIDRILAVMVEGQPFSKALAKQPDAFPALLVATVESSEGSGQLPVVLKRYQQYETRIAQIRKRVTGALVYPALVIGVGVGILMFMAFFVIPRFSAVFETMNTLPATAQAMLWWSRLLEARGAVIGAALVALAAAAVAAVRGGLAGRIGLKLLWRLPKLRDIAALFALTRFYRTVGLLIGGGTPVLAALELAGKILPAHFHARLAAALAALRAGRPVSAVLAGQGLTTSVAERLLRVGEQSGDLGGMCEHIAQFHDGALDRAIEMLSKVLEPVLMLAVGATVGAVVVLLYMPIFELAGSIG; this is translated from the coding sequence ATGCACGCGTTCCAGGTTCGCCTGCTCGACGGCGGCAAGGTCGTCGAGCGCACCGTGCAGGCCACGGACGAGGCCGATGCGCGTGCGCAGGTTGGCGCGGCCGGCGCGGGCGCGGCCGGCATCGTCCTGCAGGTCCGGCGGCGCGGCCGCACCGGCGCGCGCGGTCGGCGGCCGGCGTTCGAACTTGCGCTGTTCCTGCAAGAGCTGTCGACCTTGCTCGATGCGGGGCTGGTGTTGATCGAGGCGCTCGAAGCCCTGCGCGACAAGACGGGCGGCGGCAAGGGCGCGAAATCCGTGATCGACCGGATCCTCGCCGTGATGGTCGAGGGCCAGCCGTTCTCGAAGGCGCTCGCGAAGCAGCCGGACGCGTTTCCCGCGCTGCTGGTCGCGACGGTCGAATCGTCCGAAGGCAGCGGCCAGCTGCCCGTGGTGCTCAAGCGTTACCAGCAGTACGAAACGCGCATCGCGCAGATCCGCAAGCGGGTGACGGGCGCGCTCGTCTATCCGGCGCTCGTGATCGGCGTCGGGGTCGGCATCCTGATGTTCATGGCGTTCTTCGTGATCCCGCGCTTCTCGGCGGTGTTCGAGACGATGAACACACTGCCCGCGACCGCGCAGGCGATGCTGTGGTGGTCGCGTCTGCTCGAGGCGCGGGGCGCCGTGATCGGCGCGGCGCTCGTCGCGCTCGCGGCGGCGGCCGTCGCGGCGGTGCGCGGCGGGCTCGCGGGCCGCATCGGCCTGAAGCTGCTGTGGCGTCTGCCGAAGCTGCGCGACATCGCGGCGCTGTTCGCGCTGACCCGTTTCTATCGGACCGTCGGCCTGCTGATCGGTGGCGGTACGCCGGTGCTCGCCGCGCTGGAGCTGGCGGGGAAGATCCTGCCCGCGCACTTCCATGCGCGGCTGGCCGCCGCGCTCGCGGCGCTGCGCGCCGGCCGGCCCGTATCGGCCGTGCTGGCGGGGCAAGGTCTCACCACTTCGGTCGCCGAACGGTTGTTGCGGGTCGGCGAGCAGAGCGGTGATCTCGGCGGGATGTGCGAGCACATCGCGCAATTTCACGACGGCGCGCTCGATCGCGCGATCGAGATGCTCAGCAAGGTGCTCGAACCCGTGCTGATGCTGGCGGTCGGCGCGACGGTCGGCGCGGTGGTCGTGCTGCTTTACATGCCGATCTTCGAACTGGCGGGCAGCATCGGCTGA
- a CDS encoding lytic transglycosylase domain-containing protein — protein sequence MRTSFTACKSGLRAACRRLVAAALLAGCAPSALAQDCWSRAGDRHGLDPLLLVAIAQVESAMNPRAFNRNRNGTYDIGLMQINSTHLPRLVKVGVTRQRLVDEPCTSIDTGAAILAGFVERHGYTWNAVGAYNAGSAAKRAPARKAYATRVWEVYRELTLDRAGSLALLAEWRR from the coding sequence ATGCGGACCTCGTTCACGGCATGTAAGAGCGGCCTGCGCGCCGCATGCCGCCGGCTGGTCGCGGCGGCGCTGCTCGCAGGCTGCGCGCCGAGCGCGCTGGCGCAGGACTGCTGGTCCCGCGCGGGCGATCGCCACGGTCTCGATCCGCTGCTGCTGGTGGCGATCGCGCAGGTTGAATCAGCGATGAATCCGCGCGCCTTCAACCGCAACCGCAACGGCACCTACGACATCGGCCTGATGCAGATCAACAGCACGCATCTGCCGCGCCTCGTGAAAGTCGGCGTGACGCGCCAGCGCCTGGTCGACGAGCCCTGTACCTCGATCGACACAGGCGCGGCGATTCTCGCGGGCTTCGTCGAGCGCCACGGCTACACCTGGAATGCGGTGGGGGCGTACAACGCCGGTTCCGCGGCGAAACGCGCCCCCGCGCGCAAGGCCTATGCGACCCGGGTGTGGGAGGTCTACCGCGAGCTGACCCTCGATCGGGCCGGCAGTCTCGCGCTGCTGGCCGAATGGCGGAGGTGA
- the gspG gene encoding type II secretion system major pseudopilin GspG, with the protein MKLNRAVRRGVQRGFTLLELLVVLLIIALLAGYVGPKLFSQVDKAKVRSTEAQMKTLGDALTQFRLDTGRYPSADEGLDALVAQPQGADGWSGPYLAKAVPKDAWGRAYQWNVPGRDGEAEVASLGRDGRTGGSGVDADLVHGM; encoded by the coding sequence GTGAAATTGAATCGTGCCGTACGTCGCGGCGTGCAACGCGGCTTTACTCTTTTGGAATTGCTTGTCGTACTTCTGATCATCGCGCTGCTGGCCGGCTACGTCGGCCCGAAGCTGTTCTCCCAGGTCGACAAGGCCAAGGTGCGCTCGACCGAGGCGCAGATGAAGACGCTCGGCGATGCGCTGACCCAGTTCCGGCTCGACACCGGCCGCTATCCGAGCGCCGACGAGGGGCTCGATGCGCTGGTCGCGCAGCCGCAGGGCGCGGATGGCTGGAGCGGGCCGTATCTGGCGAAGGCGGTGCCGAAGGACGCATGGGGCCGCGCCTATCAATGGAACGTACCGGGCCGCGACGGCGAGGCGGAAGTGGCCTCGCTCGGTCGCGACGGTCGCACGGGCGGGAGCGGCGTCGATGCGGACCTCGTTCACGGCATGTAA
- the gbpA gene encoding N-acetylglucosamine-binding protein GbpA, with translation MFFAQHAFAHGYLSDPPSRNLLCSSKAGSPQNANCGSVTYEPQSVEGKQGFPQAGAPDGQIPSGGVVQFSELNEQNAVRWKILDLKPGRHDFKWTFTAPHVTKEFKYYITKQGWNPNALLTREQFDLTPFCTIDGGMKKANEIGPHGCTIPSDRTGHHVILSTWHVGDTAGMFYNVADVNITKDGGGTDPGKPGWKDVGDIMPSQHDLGVGDKVHNRVFGASGEIAGMKTSMTISSAQNGEKNMWPMLLAKEINRTQSAKLMAGVKNGGAIEPVPGMNDVYAKDGSGVTRTETTVEKKPEGGIDEGFSISNNNEFKIENGKATAKFFLKFNHAKETDVGLKVFDGSQKMVGSTSAKMKSQGDLSVDIANAKAGPHTVVATSQIQGGKLVQESSTFKLVGDSGGGEGAQCASAWAQAAAYTGGAKVQHQGRTYEARWWTQGEIPGLPATTGADYTGKVWKDLGACAK, from the coding sequence ATGTTCTTCGCGCAACATGCGTTCGCGCACGGCTACCTGTCCGATCCGCCGTCGCGCAACCTGCTGTGCAGCTCGAAGGCAGGCTCGCCGCAGAACGCCAACTGCGGTTCCGTCACCTACGAACCGCAGAGCGTCGAAGGCAAGCAGGGCTTCCCGCAAGCGGGCGCGCCTGACGGCCAGATCCCGAGCGGCGGCGTGGTGCAGTTCAGCGAGCTGAACGAGCAGAACGCCGTGCGCTGGAAGATCCTCGACCTGAAGCCGGGCCGGCACGATTTCAAGTGGACGTTCACTGCGCCGCACGTCACCAAGGAATTCAAGTACTACATCACGAAGCAGGGTTGGAATCCGAACGCACTGTTGACGCGTGAACAGTTCGACCTGACGCCGTTCTGCACGATCGACGGCGGGATGAAGAAGGCCAACGAGATCGGGCCGCACGGCTGCACGATCCCGTCCGATCGCACCGGCCATCACGTGATCCTGTCGACGTGGCACGTCGGCGATACGGCGGGGATGTTCTACAACGTCGCCGACGTCAACATCACGAAGGACGGCGGCGGGACCGATCCGGGCAAGCCGGGCTGGAAGGACGTCGGCGACATCATGCCGTCGCAGCACGACCTCGGGGTCGGCGACAAGGTGCATAACCGCGTGTTCGGAGCCAGCGGCGAGATCGCCGGCATGAAGACCTCGATGACGATCTCGTCGGCGCAGAACGGTGAGAAGAACATGTGGCCGATGCTGCTCGCGAAGGAAATCAATCGCACCCAGTCGGCGAAGCTGATGGCGGGCGTGAAGAACGGCGGCGCGATCGAGCCGGTGCCGGGCATGAACGACGTGTACGCGAAGGACGGCAGCGGCGTCACGCGCACCGAGACCACGGTCGAGAAGAAGCCGGAAGGCGGCATCGACGAGGGCTTCAGCATCTCCAACAACAACGAATTCAAGATCGAGAACGGCAAGGCGACCGCGAAGTTCTTCCTCAAGTTCAACCACGCGAAGGAAACCGACGTCGGCCTCAAGGTGTTCGACGGCAGCCAGAAAATGGTTGGCTCGACGAGCGCCAAGATGAAGTCGCAAGGCGATCTGTCGGTCGACATCGCGAACGCGAAGGCCGGCCCGCACACGGTCGTGGCGACCTCGCAGATCCAGGGCGGCAAGCTGGTGCAGGAATCCAGCACGTTCAAGCTGGTCGGCGATTCGGGCGGCGGCGAAGGCGCGCAGTGCGCGTCGGCGTGGGCGCAGGCCGCGGCCTACACGGGCGGCGCGAAGGTGCAGCACCAAGGTCGCACCTACGAGGCACGCTGGTGGACCCAGGGCGAGATCCCGGGCTTGCCGGCGACCACGGGCGCCGATTACACCGGCAAGGTGTGGAAGGATCTGGGCGCGTGCGCGAAGTAA
- a CDS encoding glycosyl hydrolase family 18 protein, whose translation MQPRSPSHYPPTNERAQTLICATIAAASALCFANAALAAPGAPSLKAYEITSQPHGFVEIDLQKAGSAPYKDVVKLNKNVNVPLPFDIWSNGTAVKALAVVDGVVDADSEIKLTPGGTQSGKVVTRVKTPGVKKMQVRVVDANGASTDSAPLDVIVFDTIPELADPLPNNASKNHKPFANRSDSVVGTYFATWSVYDRKFNVDNVPVENLTHILYGFVPICGGADINASLARDVPNSFRALQQTCAGLPDFSVAIHDTWGEIGMTLPGQTAKSQLKGVLGQMMAAKKRNPNLKILPSIGGWTLSDPFFHLHDAGKRKVFVDSAEQLLRTWKFFDGIDIDWEFPGGKGANGALGNPQTDGALYVTLMKELRQMLDRVSKDTGKTYELTSAIGAGKDKIDVVNYKNATQYMDYIFDMTYDYYGAFSMTELGHQTALYAPAWKPDTAYTTDNSIKALLDQGVDPKKLVVGAAAYGRGWTGVSGYTDGNPFTGKATGPIGGGWEPGILDYKAMVAKMIGPNETGINGFEFHYDQQAEAPYVFNKSTGELVTYDNARSVHAKGDYVRKHRLGGMFSWEIDADNGDILNAMHEGLGHDGGSGGGTPNRPPLADAGTGATVTGAQTVALDASKSRDPDGDQLTYKWEQIHGAALTIADPASAKTTVKVPAVEQDTRFAFRVTVKDPAGLSSSADVTIVAKAEPVTGPGENRPPVADLSGPTTAGANQPVTLSAAKSSDPDGDKLSFKWTVPNGIGAQPNGATLNFTAPALKADQTFEFAVTVSDGKLASTARHAVRVKAQDNGGGAGGQHPQYQSGTPYRAGDIVSNLGKLYQCKPFPYSGWCSGAPSAYEPGKGFAWNDAWTLVGEGGGNGGGNGGGNGGGNGGGNGNGGGNGGGSGGGNHPAYQEGASYNAGDIVSNDGKLYRCKPAPFSGWCSMAKWAYEPGKGSAWNQAWEVYNGK comes from the coding sequence ATGCAACCTCGCTCGCCGTCGCACTACCCGCCTACGAACGAGCGCGCGCAGACGCTGATCTGCGCGACCATCGCGGCGGCCAGCGCGCTGTGTTTCGCGAACGCCGCGCTCGCCGCGCCCGGCGCGCCGAGCCTCAAGGCCTATGAAATCACCTCGCAGCCGCACGGCTTCGTGGAGATCGACCTGCAGAAGGCCGGCAGCGCCCCGTACAAGGACGTCGTCAAGCTCAACAAGAACGTCAACGTCCCACTGCCCTTCGACATCTGGAGCAACGGCACCGCCGTGAAGGCGCTCGCGGTGGTCGACGGCGTCGTCGATGCCGACTCCGAGATCAAGCTCACCCCGGGCGGCACGCAAAGCGGCAAGGTGGTCACCCGAGTCAAGACCCCGGGCGTGAAGAAGATGCAGGTTCGCGTGGTCGATGCGAACGGCGCCTCGACCGACAGCGCGCCGCTCGACGTGATCGTGTTCGACACCATCCCGGAACTCGCCGATCCGCTGCCGAACAACGCGAGCAAGAACCACAAGCCGTTCGCGAACCGCTCCGACTCGGTGGTCGGCACCTATTTCGCGACCTGGTCCGTGTACGACCGCAAGTTCAACGTCGACAACGTGCCGGTCGAGAACCTCACGCACATCCTGTACGGCTTCGTGCCGATCTGCGGCGGCGCCGACATCAACGCCTCGCTCGCGCGCGACGTGCCGAATTCGTTCCGCGCGCTGCAGCAGACCTGCGCGGGGCTGCCTGACTTCAGCGTCGCGATCCACGACACCTGGGGCGAGATCGGCATGACGCTGCCGGGCCAGACCGCCAAGTCGCAGCTCAAGGGCGTGCTCGGCCAGATGATGGCCGCGAAGAAGCGCAACCCGAACCTGAAGATCCTGCCGTCGATCGGCGGCTGGACGCTGTCCGATCCGTTCTTCCACCTGCACGACGCGGGCAAGCGCAAGGTGTTCGTCGATTCCGCCGAGCAGCTGCTGCGCACCTGGAAGTTCTTCGACGGCATCGACATCGATTGGGAATTCCCCGGCGGCAAGGGCGCGAACGGCGCGCTCGGCAATCCGCAGACGGACGGCGCGCTGTACGTGACGCTGATGAAGGAACTGCGGCAGATGCTCGACCGCGTGTCGAAGGACACCGGCAAGACCTACGAGCTGACCTCGGCGATCGGCGCGGGCAAGGACAAGATCGACGTGGTGAACTACAAGAACGCCACGCAGTACATGGACTACATCTTCGACATGACGTACGACTACTACGGTGCGTTCAGCATGACGGAGCTGGGACACCAGACCGCGCTCTACGCGCCGGCCTGGAAGCCCGACACCGCGTATACGACGGACAACTCGATCAAGGCCCTGCTGGACCAGGGCGTCGATCCGAAGAAGCTCGTGGTCGGCGCGGCGGCCTACGGCCGCGGCTGGACCGGCGTGTCCGGCTATACCGACGGCAACCCGTTCACCGGCAAGGCGACGGGGCCGATCGGCGGCGGCTGGGAGCCAGGCATCCTCGACTACAAGGCCATGGTCGCGAAGATGATCGGGCCGAACGAAACGGGCATCAACGGCTTCGAGTTCCACTACGACCAGCAGGCCGAGGCGCCGTATGTGTTCAACAAGAGCACGGGCGAACTCGTCACGTACGACAATGCGCGCTCGGTGCACGCGAAGGGCGACTATGTGCGCAAGCATCGGCTGGGCGGCATGTTCTCGTGGGAGATCGACGCGGACAACGGCGACATCCTCAACGCGATGCACGAGGGCCTCGGCCACGACGGCGGCAGCGGCGGCGGTACGCCGAACCGCCCGCCGCTCGCGGACGCGGGCACGGGTGCGACGGTGACGGGCGCGCAGACGGTGGCGCTCGACGCATCGAAGTCGCGCGACCCCGATGGCGACCAGCTGACCTACAAGTGGGAACAGATCCATGGCGCGGCGCTGACGATCGCGGACCCGGCCAGCGCGAAGACCACGGTCAAGGTGCCCGCGGTCGAACAGGACACGCGCTTCGCGTTCCGCGTGACGGTCAAGGATCCGGCCGGGCTCTCGTCGAGCGCCGACGTGACCATCGTCGCGAAGGCGGAACCCGTGACCGGGCCGGGCGAGAACCGCCCGCCTGTCGCCGACCTGAGCGGCCCGACGACGGCCGGGGCGAACCAGCCGGTCACGCTGTCGGCCGCGAAGTCGAGCGATCCGGACGGCGACAAGCTGAGCTTCAAGTGGACCGTGCCCAACGGCATCGGCGCACAGCCGAACGGCGCGACGCTGAACTTCACGGCGCCGGCGCTGAAGGCCGACCAGACCTTCGAGTTCGCGGTGACGGTCAGCGACGGCAAGCTCGCGTCGACGGCCAGGCACGCGGTGCGCGTGAAGGCGCAGGACAACGGCGGCGGTGCAGGCGGCCAGCATCCGCAATACCAGTCCGGCACGCCGTATCGGGCGGGCGACATCGTGTCGAACCTCGGCAAGCTGTACCAGTGCAAGCCGTTCCCGTACAGCGGCTGGTGCTCGGGTGCGCCGAGCGCCTATGAACCTGGCAAGGGTTTCGCGTGGAACGATGCGTGGACGCTGGTGGGCGAAGGCGGCGGCAACGGCGGTGGCAACGGCGGTGGCAACGGCGGCGGCAACGGCGGCGGCAACGGCAACGGCGGCGGCAACGGCGGCGGCAGCGGCGGCGGCAACCACCCCGCATACCAGGAAGGCGCCAGCTACAACGCCGGCGACATCGTGTCGAACGACGGCAAGCTCTACCGCTGCAAGCCCGCGCCGTTCAGCGGCTGGTGCTCGATGGCCAAGTGGGCATACGAACCCGGCAAGGGCAGCGCCTGGAATCAGGCATGGGAGGTCTACAACGGCAAATGA
- a CDS encoding zinc ribbon domain-containing protein YjdM, which produces MSTLPPCPNCQADYTYEDGALLVCPSCAHEWSAQDAAPAEAAGRVYRDAAGNLLNDGDTVTVIKDLKLKGGSGVVKMGTKVKNIRLVDSDHDIDCKIDGFGAMSLKTEFVRKA; this is translated from the coding sequence ATGAGCACATTGCCCCCTTGCCCGAACTGCCAGGCCGACTACACGTATGAGGATGGCGCGCTGCTGGTCTGCCCGTCCTGCGCGCACGAATGGTCGGCGCAGGATGCCGCGCCGGCCGAAGCGGCCGGCCGCGTCTATCGCGATGCCGCCGGCAACCTGCTCAACGACGGCGACACCGTGACGGTCATCAAGGACCTGAAGCTGAAAGGCGGCTCCGGCGTCGTGAAGATGGGCACCAAGGTCAAGAACATCCGCCTCGTCGACAGCGATCATGACATCGATTGCAAGATAGACGGGTTCGGCGCGATGAGTCTCAAGACGGAATTCGTGCGGAAGGCGTGA
- a CDS encoding CHASE2 and HATPase_c domain-containing protein, with protein MLPRWFDRIARRVSGGRPSGWLLALVLLALTALGYTPSVETLFAPLDRVHWDLVSRHDNAAHRGKVAVVVVDARTIAALGASASYARATHARLLERLDGAASVALDFTLVSPNPQDAVLARAIARHGRVVLTEQSNAVAGRTDVVLPPAAPLARAAAAIGQRNLMLGADHAVQGIVPFLKVDASGTEEPHVALQMLRVAGLPLPLGDVRHYAQDHVTTMGHIVHDALALSLPRQFDLQQYSYVDVLDGRVPASAFAGRVVFVGDTATDLSGGPYVLSAAGRPLSRVQVDALATDALLGGHLIRRVPYALQVLIGLAVALGMIVICTRASGARLYGLALGWVALFVASAMAVPLGCGYWMPAGPTVVMCGVIYAIYGWRRASATHSFLRREFDALRAGGGRHLANLAPAATSEAASPAPIDGITELMQQIRASRTAYVDLIRALPYPVFVEQGAQLVLSNEQGQEMLARLSRLAGADGDRAMLALARDEIRAAKAARAIRTVELEIDGRIHMMMVTPFGDGGDHGDAGSMICFVDVHDIRAAAESDRLTLRSMAHDLRNPLATMLALLEERSARGAGASADADFLGDLHRLVDYSLRVAQDFTQLARAEHLDARSYLPVSLNDLAAEAVDQVWHSATAKRIEVGGPHDEGEELFVLGHRDMLLRALVNLLDNAIKYSSEGTEIDVRIRRQGDEVALGIEDHGFGIPAAALPRLFEPFFQVDGARADASQGVGLGLPFVQTVITRHGGRVEVESVLGEGSRFTVRLARTEAARLEE; from the coding sequence ATGCTGCCCAGATGGTTCGATCGCATCGCGCGCCGGGTGTCCGGGGGCCGTCCATCCGGCTGGCTGCTCGCGCTGGTCCTGCTTGCGTTGACCGCGCTCGGCTATACGCCGTCGGTCGAGACGCTGTTCGCGCCGCTCGATCGCGTGCACTGGGATCTGGTTTCGCGCCACGACAACGCTGCGCACCGCGGCAAGGTCGCGGTGGTGGTCGTCGATGCGCGCACGATCGCGGCGCTCGGGGCGAGCGCCAGCTACGCGCGGGCGACGCATGCCCGCCTGCTCGAACGGCTCGACGGCGCGGCGAGCGTTGCACTCGATTTCACGCTGGTCAGCCCGAATCCGCAGGACGCGGTGCTGGCGCGCGCGATCGCGCGGCACGGGCGGGTCGTGCTGACCGAGCAGTCCAACGCCGTGGCGGGCCGCACCGACGTCGTGCTGCCGCCGGCGGCGCCGCTCGCGCGGGCGGCGGCGGCGATCGGGCAGCGCAACCTCATGCTCGGCGCCGATCACGCGGTGCAGGGCATCGTGCCGTTCCTGAAGGTCGACGCGTCGGGCACCGAGGAGCCGCACGTCGCGCTGCAGATGCTGCGCGTCGCCGGCCTGCCGTTGCCGCTCGGCGACGTGCGCCACTACGCGCAGGACCACGTGACGACGATGGGGCACATCGTGCACGATGCGCTCGCGCTGTCGTTGCCGCGCCAGTTCGATCTTCAGCAGTACTCCTATGTCGACGTGCTGGACGGACGCGTGCCGGCTTCCGCGTTCGCTGGGCGCGTCGTGTTCGTCGGCGACACCGCGACGGATCTGTCCGGCGGTCCTTACGTGCTGTCTGCGGCGGGGCGGCCCCTGAGCCGGGTGCAGGTCGATGCGCTTGCCACCGACGCGCTGCTGGGCGGCCATCTGATCCGGCGCGTGCCGTACGCGTTGCAGGTGCTGATCGGCCTCGCGGTCGCGCTCGGCATGATCGTGATCTGCACGCGCGCGTCGGGGGCCCGGCTCTACGGGCTCGCGCTCGGATGGGTCGCGTTGTTCGTCGCGAGCGCGATGGCGGTGCCGCTGGGGTGCGGCTACTGGATGCCGGCCGGCCCGACCGTGGTGATGTGCGGCGTGATCTACGCGATCTACGGCTGGCGTCGCGCGAGCGCGACGCACAGCTTCCTGCGGCGGGAGTTCGATGCGCTGCGCGCGGGCGGCGGCCGGCATCTCGCGAACCTGGCGCCGGCCGCGACGTCGGAGGCCGCGAGCCCGGCGCCGATTGACGGGATCACCGAGCTGATGCAGCAGATCCGCGCGTCGCGCACCGCGTATGTCGACCTCATCCGCGCGCTGCCTTATCCGGTGTTCGTCGAGCAAGGGGCGCAGCTCGTGCTCAGCAACGAACAGGGGCAGGAAATGCTCGCCCGCCTCTCCCGCCTCGCCGGTGCCGACGGTGACCGCGCGATGCTCGCGCTCGCGCGCGACGAGATCCGTGCGGCAAAGGCGGCGCGCGCGATCCGGACGGTCGAGCTGGAGATCGACGGCCGCATTCACATGATGATGGTGACGCCGTTCGGCGACGGCGGCGATCACGGCGATGCGGGCAGCATGATCTGCTTCGTCGACGTGCACGACATTCGCGCCGCGGCGGAGAGCGACCGCCTGACCCTGCGGAGCATGGCACACGATCTGCGCAACCCGCTCGCGACGATGCTGGCCTTGCTCGAGGAGCGCAGTGCGCGCGGCGCGGGTGCGAGCGCGGATGCGGATTTCCTCGGCGATCTGCACCGGCTCGTCGACTACAGCCTGCGCGTCGCGCAGGACTTCACGCAGCTCGCGCGCGCCGAGCATCTCGATGCGCGCAGCTATCTGCCCGTGTCGCTGAACGATCTCGCGGCGGAGGCCGTGGATCAGGTCTGGCACAGCGCGACCGCGAAGCGGATCGAGGTCGGAGGGCCGCACGACGAGGGCGAGGAACTGTTCGTGCTCGGCCATCGCGACATGCTGCTGCGTGCGCTCGTGAACCTGCTCGACAACGCGATCAAGTATTCGAGCGAAGGCACCGAGATCGACGTCCGGATCCGCCGGCAGGGCGACGAGGTTGCGCTCGGCATCGAGGATCACGGATTCGGGATTCCAGCGGCAGCGCTTCCGCGCCTGTTCGAACCGTTCTTCCAGGTCGACGGCGCGCGCGCCGATGCGAGCCAGGGCGTCGGGCTCGGCCTGCCGTTCGTGCAGACCGTGATCACGCGTCATGGCGGGCGGGTGGAGGTGGAATCGGTGCTGGGCGAAGGCAGCCGCTTCACGGTGCGGCTCGCGCGCACCGAAGCTGCACGGCTCGAGGAATGA